Proteins encoded by one window of Nocardia goodfellowii:
- a CDS encoding TetR/AcrR family transcriptional regulator, which translates to MPDLTSAVAPASSDQRLAKGARSRASIARHAADVASVEGLNGVSIGRLATDLGISKSGIATLFGSKEALQLAAVKAGREVFIAQIITPSLAEPRGLPRVRALVDRWFAHVTEPVFPGGCFRTAALTEFDSKPGPVRDALAADHDAWLTFLAKEIRKAQDQDALTGLDSEALAFELDAVVSAANIARQLGEDAKVAMARAIVDRLLAN; encoded by the coding sequence ATGCCCGACCTCACCAGCGCCGTAGCACCCGCGAGCTCCGATCAGCGACTGGCCAAAGGCGCGCGATCCAGAGCCTCGATCGCCCGCCATGCCGCCGATGTGGCCTCTGTGGAGGGTTTGAACGGGGTGTCCATCGGCCGGCTCGCCACCGACCTCGGCATCAGCAAGAGCGGTATCGCCACCCTGTTCGGCAGCAAGGAAGCACTGCAACTGGCGGCCGTCAAGGCGGGCCGCGAGGTGTTCATCGCCCAGATCATCACCCCGAGCCTGGCGGAGCCGCGCGGCCTGCCCCGCGTGCGAGCCCTCGTCGACCGCTGGTTCGCCCACGTCACCGAGCCGGTCTTCCCCGGCGGCTGCTTCCGCACCGCCGCCCTCACCGAATTCGACAGCAAACCCGGCCCGGTCCGCGACGCCCTCGCCGCCGACCACGACGCCTGGCTGACCTTCCTGGCCAAGGAGATTCGCAAAGCCCAGGACCAGGACGCACTCACGGGCCTGGATTCCGAAGCCCTCGCCTTCGAACTGGATGCCGTCGTCAGCGCCGCCAACATCGCCCGCCAGCTCGGCGAGGACGCCAAGGTCGCGATGGCGCGAGCCATCGTCGATCGCCTGCTGGCGAATTGA
- a CDS encoding MFS transporter, whose product MTEVSARPGSPPTAKAAGITLLIACGAAFIAFLDLSVVNIAFPAIARTYPDTAATTLTWVVSGYAVAFAAFLTPAGRFADTLGRRRMFLLALAGFALTSLLCGLAPTAGWLIAGRLLQGVTAALMVPAALGLVLSVTPREKIGAAIGAWSAAGGFAAVVGPALGGGLVEAFSWRAVFVINVPVALALIVAVLRTSVPDSRTPGSALPDPLGTAAVAIGLGGLVAGVTEGQRWGWTDPVTLGCLIAGVLLLLFALIRARGHHNPAIAVDLWRSRPYALANAGSFVFGAAMFAWLLAGPLFLDAIWGYSVLASAGAMTVGAVAAMITATLVGRLTTAGARRWAGVLGAVLFTASVAWMSTGMFGSEPALWSAWIPAGILGGGGLGIVVTVLGTASASSLPPQQFAAGVGMNLTARQVGGALGVALLAAIFAANPDQPLTAFHTLFAVCAGITVLAVAVLAIPSTDPIAAPVPSSKETY is encoded by the coding sequence ATGACCGAAGTGTCCGCGCGGCCCGGCAGTCCGCCGACCGCGAAAGCCGCCGGAATCACCCTCTTGATCGCCTGCGGCGCCGCCTTCATCGCCTTTCTCGACCTTTCCGTCGTCAATATCGCCTTCCCCGCCATCGCCCGCACTTACCCGGACACCGCCGCCACCACGCTCACCTGGGTGGTCAGTGGCTACGCGGTCGCGTTCGCCGCGTTCCTCACGCCCGCGGGCCGATTCGCCGACACGCTGGGCCGGCGGCGGATGTTCTTGCTCGCCCTCGCCGGGTTCGCCCTCACCTCGCTGCTGTGCGGGCTGGCGCCGACCGCGGGCTGGCTGATCGCCGGGCGCCTGCTGCAAGGCGTGACGGCCGCGCTCATGGTGCCCGCCGCGCTCGGTCTGGTCCTGAGCGTCACGCCACGCGAGAAGATCGGCGCCGCGATCGGCGCGTGGTCCGCCGCGGGCGGTTTCGCCGCCGTGGTCGGTCCGGCGCTCGGCGGCGGCCTGGTCGAGGCATTCAGCTGGCGGGCGGTCTTCGTCATCAATGTGCCCGTGGCCCTGGCGCTTATCGTCGCCGTACTGCGAACCTCGGTGCCCGACAGCAGAACTCCGGGCAGCGCGTTGCCGGATCCGCTCGGCACCGCCGCGGTGGCGATCGGGCTCGGCGGACTGGTCGCCGGGGTGACCGAGGGCCAACGCTGGGGTTGGACCGATCCGGTCACCCTCGGCTGCCTGATCGCCGGCGTGCTGCTGTTGCTCTTCGCGCTGATTCGCGCACGCGGACACCACAATCCGGCGATCGCGGTCGATCTGTGGCGCAGCCGTCCCTACGCGCTGGCCAACGCGGGATCCTTCGTGTTCGGCGCGGCGATGTTCGCCTGGCTGCTGGCGGGCCCGCTGTTCCTGGACGCGATCTGGGGCTATTCAGTGCTGGCTTCGGCGGGCGCGATGACCGTCGGCGCGGTGGCGGCGATGATCACCGCGACGCTCGTGGGCCGGCTCACCACGGCGGGCGCACGACGGTGGGCCGGGGTTCTCGGCGCGGTACTGTTCACGGCTTCGGTGGCCTGGATGAGCACCGGCATGTTCGGCTCGGAGCCCGCACTGTGGTCGGCCTGGATTCCGGCGGGCATCCTCGGCGGCGGTGGGCTCGGGATCGTGGTCACGGTGCTGGGCACGGCGTCCGCCAGTTCCCTTCCGCCACAACAATTCGCGGCCGGTGTCGGCATGAACCTGACCGCGCGGCAGGTCGGTGGCGCGCTCGGCGTGGCGCTGCTGGCGGCGATCTTCGCCGCCAACCCCGACCAGCCGCTCACCGCGTTCCACACCCTGTTCGCCGTCTGCGCGGGCATCACCGTGCTGGCGGTTGCCGTGCTGGCCATTCCGAGCACCGACCCGATAGCCGCCCCTGTCCCCTCCAGTAAGGAAACATACTGA
- a CDS encoding SGNH/GDSL hydrolase family protein, translating into MPNIIRTEADDPLVLSAGEARRLLAGAPWQRFAVLGDSIAQGVGDPSPGYEPKGWADRLAAVLTAVNPSLAYLNTGRIGATSGQVLAEQLQRVVDFRPDLVHLTCGGNDLFLPGGSSTELRANLETLFAALAETGAQVTTFTVSDVWEVERLAPMRPMRERMAQLNEILRDIAARYDVLLVEFWEHPLRLREDLMSADLIHFSTSGHAVVATEMVRALSERIPAKNATH; encoded by the coding sequence ATGCCGAACATAATTCGCACCGAGGCCGACGATCCGCTGGTGCTCTCCGCCGGGGAAGCCCGCCGGCTGCTGGCCGGCGCACCGTGGCAACGCTTCGCGGTCCTCGGCGATTCGATCGCCCAGGGCGTCGGTGACCCGAGCCCCGGCTACGAGCCGAAAGGGTGGGCCGATCGCCTGGCCGCCGTGCTCACCGCGGTGAATCCGAGTCTGGCGTACCTGAATACCGGCAGGATCGGCGCGACCAGCGGACAGGTCCTGGCCGAGCAACTGCAGCGCGTTGTGGACTTCCGCCCCGATTTGGTCCATCTGACCTGCGGCGGCAATGATCTGTTCCTGCCCGGCGGGAGCAGCACGGAGCTACGCGCCAATCTCGAGACCCTGTTCGCCGCGCTGGCCGAAACAGGCGCGCAGGTAACCACTTTCACCGTCTCGGACGTGTGGGAGGTGGAGCGCTTGGCGCCGATGCGTCCCATGCGCGAACGGATGGCGCAGCTGAACGAGATTCTCCGGGACATCGCGGCGCGCTATGACGTGCTGCTGGTGGAATTCTGGGAACATCCGCTGCGGTTGCGCGAAGACCTGATGAGCGCCGACCTGATTCACTTCAGCACCAGCGGGCACGCGGTCGTCGCCACCGAGATGGTGCGCGCGCTGAGCGAGCGGATACCGGCGAAGAACGCGACACACTAA
- a CDS encoding helix-turn-helix transcriptional regulator, with protein MRADRLVATLLLMQTRGRVTAAEIAAELEVSVATARRDLEALSAAGVPVYPQPGRGGGWQLVGGARTDLSGLNAPEARALFLLAGSSTGGEPEVKSALRKLVRALPPTFRAEAQAAADAVVIDPARWGQRDKTRPGTVTLLQRAVVERRRVRMDYERAGKRSRRLVDPWGLVDKDAVWYLVAGTEKGKRTFRVDRILDAELTDEPADRPADFDLTAAWDDVVGEMEQRRAAVSATALISAQLLPVLRDQQGRHCEVDGPVPDGRVQVRVTAPTPNMVARQLAGWGSDVEVLGPPSVRAELAALGSALVRQYGAALPQ; from the coding sequence ATGCGAGCGGACCGTTTGGTGGCGACCCTGTTGTTGATGCAGACCCGGGGCCGGGTGACGGCCGCGGAGATCGCCGCCGAATTGGAAGTCTCGGTCGCCACCGCGCGGCGCGACCTCGAGGCGCTGTCCGCCGCCGGTGTGCCCGTGTACCCGCAGCCGGGCCGCGGCGGCGGCTGGCAACTGGTCGGCGGCGCCCGCACCGACCTGAGCGGTCTGAACGCTCCCGAGGCCCGGGCGCTGTTCTTGCTGGCGGGCTCGTCGACCGGCGGGGAGCCCGAGGTGAAGTCCGCCCTGCGCAAGCTGGTGCGCGCCCTGCCGCCCACGTTCCGGGCCGAGGCGCAGGCGGCCGCCGACGCGGTGGTGATCGATCCGGCCCGCTGGGGTCAGCGGGACAAGACCCGCCCGGGCACGGTGACGCTGCTACAACGTGCGGTGGTCGAAAGACGCAGAGTTCGAATGGATTACGAACGCGCGGGCAAACGTTCGCGGCGTCTGGTCGATCCCTGGGGTCTGGTCGACAAGGACGCTGTCTGGTACCTCGTCGCGGGTACGGAAAAGGGCAAACGAACCTTCCGGGTGGACCGCATCCTCGATGCCGAACTGACCGACGAGCCCGCCGACCGCCCCGCGGATTTCGATCTGACCGCCGCCTGGGACGACGTGGTGGGGGAGATGGAACAGCGCCGCGCGGCGGTGTCGGCCACCGCGCTCATCTCCGCCCAACTCCTGCCGGTGCTACGCGATCAGCAGGGCAGGCACTGCGAAGTGGACGGTCCGGTACCCGACGGCCGCGTTCAGGTTCGGGTTACCGCGCCCACCCCGAACATGGTGGCCCGGCAACTCGCCGGATGGGGCTCGGACGTCGAAGTGCTGGGCCCACCCTCGGTCCGCGCCGAACTGGCTGCCCTCGGCAGTGCGCTCGTGCGGCAGTATGGTGCGGCACTTCCACAGTGA
- a CDS encoding VOC family protein, with amino-acid sequence MLRGMATTTYFADDLEAAKDWYAEFLGVQPYFHVPNGYYEFRIGDYQHELGIINRAYAPAGARNEPGAGGVAHWHVDDLEATFERLLALGAKEYEPITPRGNADSGFVTASVIDPFGNLLTIMTNPHYLEVLAKTGGF; translated from the coding sequence ATGCTGCGCGGAATGGCCACCACCACCTACTTCGCCGACGACCTGGAAGCCGCGAAGGACTGGTACGCCGAATTTCTCGGCGTCCAGCCGTACTTCCACGTGCCCAACGGCTACTACGAGTTCCGTATCGGCGACTACCAGCACGAACTCGGCATCATCAACCGCGCCTACGCACCGGCCGGGGCGCGCAACGAACCGGGCGCGGGCGGAGTCGCGCACTGGCACGTCGACGACCTCGAAGCCACCTTCGAGCGCCTGCTCGCGCTGGGCGCCAAGGAATACGAGCCGATCACCCCGCGCGGCAACGCGGACTCGGGGTTCGTCACCGCCTCGGTGATCGACCCGTTCGGCAATCTCCTGACCATCATGACCAACCCGCACTACCTGGAAGTGCTGGCGAAGACCGGCGGGTTCTAG
- a CDS encoding HAD family hydrolase produces MVALGGGPQLVALDVDGTLLETGSAISERVVDAVRAAVIAGVHVVVTTGRTLLTTRPVLTELGLVDGHALCSNGAVHIDVARAEPVAVQTFDPGPAVRALRALFPEMIFAVEKVGIGTWATGSSPGEFSIGEYLLVDHGALSSEPTPRLNGWWPTGTQEEMLRLLRKLHVPDASWVHGEFGPWLTVSRRGVTKGWALERLRSALGIPHHRTLAIGDGHNDREMLAWAGYSVAMGNAVDEIRDLADEVTDDVAGDGVAKVLERWFRV; encoded by the coding sequence GTGGTAGCTCTAGGGGGTGGTCCGCAGCTGGTTGCGCTGGATGTGGACGGCACATTGCTGGAAACCGGGTCGGCGATCAGTGAGCGGGTGGTCGATGCCGTGCGCGCGGCGGTGATCGCGGGTGTGCACGTGGTCGTGACGACGGGCCGCACGCTGTTGACCACCCGGCCGGTGCTGACCGAACTCGGCCTGGTCGACGGGCACGCCCTGTGCTCCAACGGCGCTGTGCACATCGATGTGGCAAGGGCCGAGCCGGTGGCGGTGCAGACCTTCGATCCCGGGCCGGCGGTGCGGGCCTTGCGCGCGCTGTTCCCCGAGATGATCTTCGCCGTGGAGAAAGTCGGCATCGGGACCTGGGCCACCGGTTCGAGTCCGGGCGAATTCTCCATCGGTGAATATCTGCTCGTCGATCACGGTGCACTCAGCAGCGAGCCGACTCCGCGCCTGAACGGCTGGTGGCCGACGGGTACGCAGGAGGAGATGCTGCGACTGCTGCGGAAGTTGCACGTGCCCGACGCCAGCTGGGTGCACGGGGAATTCGGCCCGTGGTTGACGGTGTCGCGCCGGGGTGTCACGAAAGGCTGGGCGCTGGAACGGCTTCGGTCCGCGCTGGGTATTCCGCACCACCGCACCCTGGCCATCGGCGACGGCCATAACGATCGGGAAATGCTGGCCTGGGCGGGGTACTCGGTCGCGATGGGCAATGCCGTGGACGAGATCCGCGACCTCGCCGACGAAGTCACCGATGACGTCGCCGGCGATGGGGTCGCGAAAGTGCTCGAGCGCTGGTTCCGGGTCTAG
- a CDS encoding Hsp70 family protein: MNSVSAMVTGGRPRPSVRTRRTAVTFDGVGVAQVGGAPQFSTAISDFADLARDPESVVVGGRLFSPANMVAAVVDGLVAGTEEPIAGAVSTYPAIYSDKQVRLLRQALDLAGARDVMLVPEPVAAAEWLETEYGPFEPGFVLVYDLGGNSLDVAVVRVGPDWDNHPIIGKPLRSYEFGGRPLGARIARCARGSTPDGLVSSMSISDVDALRTAHIRKSFDLVRQCVRGSGRTLSDIDRILVVGGAARPREVARTLAELGRPVVVSADPGQVVAAGAAQFAVRIFAPTEGPQHPPRVAVFSSAAVASALALSAATVFGGGVDPDLSPLLEHFPNLGPSSDVLLYEPSGDVMLDLSLAAGVPRRAVEATLVGYASGLPAGSAVTQAGPQAERPQGPTMSESTRSRVERQQDCCGTARSTGTLYANPARFTNPLPFGRSKPVPVAPAPNPAPAPNPAPGPAVPPAANPIPSVSLPADQAASSSAVPAVSLPSAPTTDTGASIPSAGTGASTPSAGTGASTPSAGTGASTPSAGTGASTPSAGTGASTPSSGGTGASNGTSSSGTSSGDTSGGGANSGGTNSDSSSGMGTSTGTSSNGTSSSGTSTSDTSSGTSSSGTSSSGTSSNGTSSGTSSSGDSFSGTSSSGDSGGSGGGDGYDK, from the coding sequence GTGAACTCCGTATCCGCCATGGTGACCGGTGGGCGTCCGCGCCCATCGGTGCGCACCCGGCGCACGGCGGTGACCTTCGACGGGGTGGGCGTCGCCCAGGTCGGTGGTGCGCCCCAATTCAGCACGGCTATCAGCGATTTCGCGGATCTTGCCCGCGATCCGGAATCGGTGGTCGTCGGCGGCCGGCTGTTCTCGCCCGCGAATATGGTCGCGGCGGTGGTCGACGGGCTGGTGGCCGGTACGGAGGAGCCCATCGCGGGGGCCGTCTCCACCTATCCCGCAATCTACTCGGACAAACAGGTGCGCCTATTACGCCAGGCATTAGACCTCGCGGGTGCCCGCGACGTGATGCTGGTGCCCGAGCCTGTCGCAGCCGCGGAGTGGCTGGAAACCGAGTACGGGCCGTTCGAGCCGGGCTTCGTCCTGGTCTACGACCTCGGCGGCAACAGTCTCGATGTGGCTGTCGTCCGGGTCGGGCCGGATTGGGACAACCATCCGATCATCGGAAAGCCGTTGCGCTCCTACGAATTCGGCGGTCGACCGCTCGGAGCGCGGATCGCCCGCTGCGCCCGTGGCAGTACCCCGGACGGGCTGGTGTCGTCGATGTCGATCAGCGATGTCGACGCGTTACGGACGGCGCATATCCGCAAGTCCTTCGATCTCGTGCGGCAGTGTGTGCGCGGCAGTGGGCGCACGCTGTCCGACATCGATCGGATCCTGGTGGTGGGCGGCGCCGCCCGGCCGCGAGAGGTCGCGCGGACCCTGGCCGAACTGGGCCGACCGGTGGTGGTGTCGGCCGATCCCGGGCAAGTTGTCGCCGCCGGCGCCGCGCAGTTCGCCGTGCGGATCTTCGCGCCCACCGAGGGCCCGCAGCATCCACCCCGGGTTGCCGTATTCTCCAGCGCCGCAGTCGCTTCCGCGTTGGCCCTGTCGGCGGCCACGGTGTTCGGGGGCGGCGTCGATCCGGACCTGTCGCCCTTGCTGGAGCACTTTCCGAACCTCGGGCCGTCCAGCGACGTCCTACTGTACGAGCCCAGCGGCGATGTGATGCTCGACCTGAGTCTCGCGGCAGGCGTACCCCGTCGAGCGGTCGAGGCGACCCTGGTCGGCTACGCCAGCGGACTCCCTGCCGGGTCGGCCGTCACCCAGGCGGGTCCGCAAGCGGAGAGACCCCAGGGCCCCACCATGTCCGAATCGACCCGCTCGAGGGTTGAACGGCAGCAGGACTGTTGTGGCACAGCGCGTTCCACGGGCACGCTGTACGCGAACCCCGCCAGATTCACCAATCCGCTCCCCTTCGGGCGTTCCAAGCCCGTGCCTGTCGCGCCGGCCCCGAACCCCGCGCCGGCCCCGAACCCGGCTCCGGGCCCTGCGGTCCCACCGGCCGCCAACCCGATCCCCAGCGTCAGCTTGCCCGCGGATCAAGCAGCCAGTTCCTCTGCGGTGCCAGCGGTTTCGCTGCCGTCCGCACCCACAACAGACACCGGCGCGTCCATCCCGAGCGCAGGCACGGGTGCCAGTACGCCGAGCGCTGGCACGGGAGCGAGTACCCCGAGCGCTGGCACAGGTGCGAGTACCCCGAGCGCTGGCACAGGGGCAAGTACCCCGAGCGCAGGCACCGGAGCCAGTACCCCCTCCTCCGGCGGAACCGGCGCCTCGAACGGAACGTCCTCCAGCGGAACGTCTTCCGGCGACACCTCCGGCGGTGGCGCGAACTCCGGCGGCACCAACTCCGACTCGTCCTCGGGCATGGGCACTTCCACCGGAACCTCATCGAACGGAACTTCCTCCTCGGGCACCTCGACGAGCGACACCTCTTCCGGCACCTCCTCCAGCGGCACGTCCTCCTCGGGCACGTCCAGCAACGGAACGTCGTCGGGTACCTCCTCTTCCGGCGATTCATTTAGCGGAACTTCGTCCTCCGGCGATTCGGGCGGCTCCGGCGGCGGAGACGGCTACGACAAGTAG
- a CDS encoding SDR family NAD(P)-dependent oxidoreductase: MSTRFANKVVLITGASSGVGKALAIRVAAEGAAVVLGARGKDAGERVAADIRAGGGRALFVPTDVTVEADVARLTQAALTEYGRLDAAFNNAGAVLAYGPVSAAEAGGVAEQDWRADLELNLTSVFFGMRHQVPAILGSGGGAILNNASNLGVVGMGSVAPYVAAKHGVVGLTRAVALETAEQGVRVNAIASGAIDTPAFRASMGATPEGEAAVAAMHPMGRISRPEEIASFCAYLLSDEASFVTGAALSIDGGFTAR; this comes from the coding sequence ATGTCGACACGGTTCGCGAACAAGGTCGTGCTCATCACCGGCGCCAGCTCGGGCGTCGGGAAGGCCCTGGCCATCCGGGTGGCGGCCGAAGGAGCGGCGGTGGTCCTGGGTGCGCGGGGCAAGGACGCCGGCGAGCGGGTGGCAGCCGATATCCGCGCCGGGGGCGGCCGGGCGCTGTTCGTCCCCACCGATGTGACCGTCGAGGCGGACGTGGCTCGCCTCACGCAGGCGGCGCTCACCGAATACGGCCGCCTGGACGCGGCGTTCAACAACGCGGGCGCCGTGCTGGCCTATGGCCCCGTCTCGGCGGCCGAGGCGGGCGGCGTCGCGGAACAGGACTGGCGCGCCGACCTGGAACTCAACCTGACCAGCGTGTTCTTCGGTATGCGGCACCAGGTTCCGGCGATCCTCGGTTCCGGCGGCGGCGCCATCCTGAACAACGCTTCGAATCTGGGTGTGGTCGGCATGGGTTCGGTGGCACCGTATGTCGCCGCCAAGCACGGCGTCGTGGGTCTGACCCGCGCGGTCGCGCTGGAGACCGCCGAGCAGGGCGTGCGGGTCAACGCGATCGCCTCGGGTGCGATCGATACTCCGGCGTTCCGCGCCTCGATGGGGGCGACGCCGGAGGGCGAAGCCGCTGTGGCGGCCATGCACCCGATGGGCCGGATCAGCCGGCCGGAGGAGATCGCGTCGTTCTGCGCCTACCTGCTCAGCGACGAAGCCAGCTTCGTCACGGGCGCGGCATTGTCGATCGACGGTGGCTTCACCGCACGCTGA
- a CDS encoding FAD-dependent oxidoreductase: MPYVVTQSCCSDASCVYACPVNCIHPTPDEPDFRTAEMLYVDPKACVDCGACASACPVDAISSSKKLTDAQLPFIEINADFYRESRPRPLLARPVPAPEIQTDHEPLRVAIVGSGPSAMYAADELLTQPDVSVSVFDRLPVPYGLARHGVAPDHGRTRQVSGLFDVISEQPGFTSYLNVEVGKHVSHEELLGHFHAVIYAVGASSDRKLGIPGEGLPGSTSATDFVAWYNGHPDHADDSIDLSQRRAIIVGNGNVALDVARILTSDPEALAGTDIAPYALRALRDSKVEEVVILGRRGPAESAFTVPEFVGLLGSEVDIAIEGALPELGGELPFHVTQKLKLLHGVAARPSGKRKRIVFRYLASPTEILGSERVTGVRVSRNELVADADGVLRAVATGETEKLEAGLVLASVGYRGVPLPGLPFDERANVIPNLDGRVLEQPGGAVFPGAYVTGWIKRGPTGFIGTNKSCAQQTVQQLADDFNAGRLRRPEGSAMEFDRLVRARQPAVQATGTVQRRNPLRRLLARA, encoded by the coding sequence ATGCCGTACGTCGTCACCCAGAGCTGCTGCAGCGACGCGTCCTGCGTCTACGCCTGCCCGGTCAACTGCATCCATCCCACGCCCGACGAGCCGGATTTCCGGACGGCGGAGATGCTGTACGTCGACCCGAAGGCCTGCGTCGACTGCGGCGCGTGCGCTTCGGCCTGCCCGGTCGACGCGATCTCCTCGTCGAAGAAGCTGACCGACGCGCAGTTGCCGTTCATCGAGATCAACGCGGACTTCTATCGGGAGTCGCGCCCGCGGCCGCTGCTGGCCCGCCCGGTGCCCGCGCCCGAGATCCAGACCGACCACGAGCCCCTCCGGGTCGCCATCGTCGGTTCCGGTCCGTCGGCCATGTATGCCGCCGACGAGCTGCTGACCCAGCCCGACGTGTCGGTGTCGGTGTTCGATCGGTTGCCGGTGCCCTACGGCCTGGCCCGCCACGGCGTTGCCCCGGATCACGGCCGGACCCGGCAGGTGAGCGGGCTCTTCGACGTGATCTCCGAACAGCCCGGATTCACCTCGTACCTCAATGTCGAAGTGGGCAAGCATGTTTCGCACGAGGAACTGCTGGGGCACTTCCACGCGGTGATCTACGCGGTCGGCGCGTCGTCGGACCGTAAGCTGGGGATACCCGGAGAGGGCCTGCCGGGCAGTACCTCCGCCACCGACTTCGTGGCCTGGTACAACGGGCATCCCGACCACGCGGACGACAGCATCGACCTGTCGCAGCGGCGCGCGATCATCGTCGGCAACGGCAACGTGGCCCTCGATGTGGCCCGAATCCTGACCAGTGATCCGGAAGCGCTGGCGGGCACCGATATCGCGCCGTACGCGCTGCGGGCGTTGCGGGACAGCAAAGTCGAGGAAGTCGTCATCCTCGGTCGTCGCGGTCCGGCCGAATCCGCTTTCACCGTCCCGGAATTCGTCGGTCTGCTGGGTTCGGAGGTCGACATCGCGATCGAGGGAGCACTGCCGGAACTCGGCGGAGAACTGCCCTTCCACGTGACGCAGAAGCTCAAGTTGCTGCACGGGGTGGCCGCGCGCCCGTCGGGCAAACGCAAGCGAATCGTGTTCCGGTACTTGGCTTCTCCCACCGAGATTCTCGGTTCCGAACGCGTGACCGGTGTGCGCGTGAGCCGCAACGAACTCGTCGCGGACGCCGACGGAGTGCTTCGCGCGGTGGCCACCGGCGAGACCGAGAAACTCGAGGCGGGTCTGGTGCTCGCCTCCGTGGGCTACCGCGGTGTCCCGCTGCCGGGTCTGCCTTTCGACGAGCGCGCCAACGTGATTCCGAATCTGGATGGCCGGGTGCTGGAGCAGCCCGGTGGCGCGGTGTTCCCCGGCGCCTATGTCACCGGCTGGATCAAGCGTGGCCCGACCGGCTTCATCGGCACCAACAAATCCTGCGCACAGCAGACGGTGCAGCAGCTGGCCGATGATTTCAACGCCGGACGCCTGCGCCGGCCCGAAGGCAGCGCGATGGAATTCGATCGCCTCGTTCGGGCGCGTCAACCCGCCGTCCAGGCGACCGGCACGGTGCAACGTCGAAATCCGTTGCGGCGCTTGCTCGCTCGCGCCTGA
- a CDS encoding AurF N-oxygenase family protein, with protein MSASVTPAVDPDLEKAQEYAAKLLLLSEGSVNKHFDPFEDIDWDNPDFAADAGEERWILPKSGDSLGRHPWYQALPDEVKIAIGKYRQANVAKVGLQFESILISGMVTHSFGLPNGDPEFRYCSHEMIEEHNHTLMFQEMVNRIGIDVPGMGPLVRKFKYIGAPVAALFPNLFFMAVLAGEEPIDHIQKAILRSGEEVHPIMRGVMAIHVAEEARHISFAHEFLKNHVPETNAANRFVLSIAMPIVMFILGRSIYTPPRSFWREFDIPDYVRKELFYGTKEAKQEFSDFFGDVRTLAKDIGLMNPLAKRVWKALGIDGHTTRYRSEPLRSVKAG; from the coding sequence ATGTCCGCATCCGTGACCCCCGCCGTCGATCCAGATCTGGAGAAGGCGCAGGAATACGCCGCGAAACTGCTGTTGCTGTCCGAAGGTTCGGTCAACAAGCACTTCGACCCGTTCGAGGATATCGATTGGGACAACCCCGATTTCGCGGCCGACGCCGGCGAGGAACGCTGGATCCTGCCCAAGTCCGGTGACTCCCTCGGTCGCCATCCCTGGTATCAGGCGCTGCCGGACGAGGTGAAGATCGCCATCGGCAAGTACCGCCAGGCCAATGTGGCCAAGGTCGGCTTGCAATTCGAGTCCATCCTGATCAGCGGCATGGTGACGCACAGCTTCGGCCTACCCAACGGCGATCCCGAATTCCGCTACTGCTCCCACGAGATGATCGAGGAGCACAACCACACCCTGATGTTCCAGGAGATGGTGAACCGGATCGGCATCGACGTGCCCGGTATGGGCCCGCTGGTGCGCAAGTTCAAGTACATCGGCGCTCCCGTGGCCGCGCTGTTCCCGAACCTGTTCTTCATGGCCGTGCTGGCCGGTGAGGAGCCGATCGATCACATCCAGAAGGCGATCCTGCGTTCCGGCGAGGAAGTGCATCCGATCATGCGCGGCGTCATGGCGATCCATGTCGCCGAAGAGGCACGCCATATCTCCTTCGCGCACGAGTTCCTGAAGAACCACGTGCCCGAGACGAACGCGGCCAACCGGTTCGTGCTCTCGATCGCCATGCCGATCGTCATGTTCATCCTGGGCCGCTCGATCTACACCCCGCCGCGCTCGTTCTGGCGCGAGTTCGACATCCCGGATTACGTCCGCAAGGAACTGTTCTACGGGACCAAGGAAGCCAAGCAGGAGTTCAGCGACTTCTTCGGCGATGTGCGCACGCTGGCCAAGGACATCGGCCTGATGAACCCGCTCGCCAAGCGCGTCTGGAAGGCCCTCGGCATCGACGGTCACACCACCCGCTACCGCTCCGAGCCGCTGCGTTCGGTCAAGGCCGGCTGA